One window of the Salvia miltiorrhiza cultivar Shanhuang (shh) chromosome 6, IMPLAD_Smil_shh, whole genome shotgun sequence genome contains the following:
- the LOC130988702 gene encoding probable galacturonosyltransferase 13, giving the protein MQLHFSPSMRSITISSSSSSGGNVNGGGGGDLMKIKVAARHCSYRTLFHTILILAFLLPFVFILTALVTLEGVNKCSSFDCLGRRLGPKLLGRADDSGRLVKDFVKILNQVNSDKIPDNLKIPDSFSQLVSEMKNNKYSAKEFALIIKGMIESSEREIRVSKFAELMNKHFAASAIPKSIHCLSLRLTDEYASNAYARRQLPTPELLPLLSDNSYHHFVLSTDNILAASVVVTSAVQSSLNPEKIVFHVITDKKTYAGMHSWFALNPLYPAVIEVKGIHQFDWLTRENIPVLEAVENHNGIRNYYHGYHFAMANLSDTTPRTFASKLQARSPKYISLLNHLRIYLPELFPNIDKVVFLDDDVVIQRDLAPLWEIDLNGKVNGAVETCKGEDEWVMSKHFRNYFNFSHPLIAKNLNPDECAWAYGMNIFDLHAWRKTNIRDTYHSWIKENLKSNLTLWKLGTLPPALIAFKGHVHPIDPSWHMLGLGYQNNTNIEYVKKAAVIHYNGQSKPWLEIGFEHLRPFWTKYVNYSNDFIRNCHILE; this is encoded by the exons ATGCAGCTGCACTTCTCACCTAGCATGAGAAGTATAACGATATCttcgagcagcagcagcggagGAAATGTCaacggaggaggaggaggagatttGATGAAGATCAAGGTCGCAGCTCGCCACTGCTCGTACCGCACTCTCTTCCACACCATTCTTATACTTGCATTTTTGTTGCCGTTTGTGTTCATTCTCACGGCTCTCGTCACACTTGAAGGTGTCAACAAGTGTTCCTCATTCG ATTGCTTAGGGAGACGGTTGGGACCAAAGCTTCTTGGTAGAGCTGATGACTCTGGG AGGCTCGTCAAGGACTTTGTTAAAATACTGAATCAAGTCAACTCTGACAAAATCCCCGATAATCTAAAGATCCCAGATTCTTTCAGTCAACTGGTTTCTGAAATGAAAAACAACAAATACAGTGCAAAGGAGTTTGCTTTAATTATAAAAGGAATG ATTGAGAGCTCTGAAAGAGAGATCAGGGTCTCCAAGTTTGCTGAACTAATGAATAAGCATTTTGCTGCCAGTGCAATCCCTAAGTCCATTCACTGTCTCTCACTGAGGCTGACTGATGAGTATGCTTCCAATGCTTATGCACGCAGACAATTACCTACTCCAGAGTTACTTCCTTTGCTTTCTGACAACTCCTACCATCACTTTGTGTTATCAACAGATAACATTCTTGCTGCTTCAGTTGTTGTGACTTCTGCTGTCCAGTCATCTCTGAACCCTGAAAAGATTGTTTTCCATGTCATAACGGACAAAAAAACTTATGCAGGCATGCATTCATGGTTCGCCCTAAATCCTCTGTATCCTGCTGTGATTGAAGTTAAAGGTATACATCAATTTGATTGGTTAACAAGAGAGAATATCCCAGTTCTTGAAGCTGTGGAAAATCACAATGGAATACGAAATTACTACCATGGATATCACTTTGCTATGGCCAATCTTAGTGATACAACCCCTCGCACGTTTGCCTCAAAATTACAGGCTAGAAGTCCGAAGTATATCTCATTGCTGAACCATCTCAGGATATATCTTCCAGAG CTATTCCCTAACATCGATAAGGTGGTTTTCTTGGACGATGATGTTGTAATACAACGCGATTTGGCTCCTTTATGGGAAATTGATCTCAATGGAAAAGTTAATGGAGCTGTTGAAACTTGTAAAGGCGAAGATGAGTGGGTTATGTCTAAGCATTTCAGGAATTATTTCAACTTCTCTCATCCACTTATTGCAAAGAATTTGAATCCAGATGAATGTGCATGGGCCTACGGGATGAATATCTTTGATTTGCATGCCTGGAGAAAGACAAATATTAGGGATACTTATCACTCCTGGATTAAAGAG AATCTAAAGTCAAACCTGACATTATGGAAACTTGGAACTCTTCCTCCTGCTTTGATTGCATTTAAGGGTCATGTTCACCCAATCGATCCCTCTTGGCACATGCTTGGCTTGGGTTATCAGAATAACACCAACATTGAATATGTGAAGAAGGCAGCCGTGATTCACTACAATGGACAGTCAAAACCATGGTTGGAGATAGGTTTTGAGCATCTTCGTCCATTTTGGACTAAATATGTGAACTACTCGAATGACTTTATTAGGAACTGCCACATATTGGAGTAG